In one window of Azotobacter salinestris DNA:
- a CDS encoding CDP-alcohol phosphatidyltransferase family protein has translation MTTCVHLLGDCSVRLWGLTSRERLGRMLEKHPGARLCEAHEPLPPAGSVLLLREDYLYDERVLRGLLDTPDVALQDPRDGSLVAARLPAGELAGTAGFDAPAIGRLRRVRPDTVASGLQEQLRKFDPPWVARIAEGEREALERSLFDGAYKGVTDFITRGVWPVPARRATAWCVRLGLSPNHVTAASYVLAILAGYWFWQGAYGAGLLAGWIMTFLDTVDGKLARVTVTSTRFGDLFDHALDLVHPPLWYLAWGMGLSAGWDAAIPLDTLLWVIFAGYVAGRLCEGAFKFAAPFSLFLWRPFDSLNRLVTARRNPNLLILTLAWALGAGDTGLLLVALWTLVSTLVLAARVFWALLLRRRGAELQPWLSQIDLRAEGHRPIVRLFAPRSGLSDV, from the coding sequence ATGACGACATGCGTCCATCTGCTGGGCGATTGCAGCGTACGCCTGTGGGGATTGACCTCCAGGGAAAGGCTCGGGCGGATGCTCGAAAAGCACCCCGGAGCGCGCCTGTGCGAGGCGCATGAGCCCCTGCCGCCGGCCGGGAGCGTGCTGCTGCTGCGCGAAGACTACCTGTACGACGAGCGGGTGCTGCGCGGGCTGCTGGACACGCCGGACGTCGCCCTGCAGGACCCGCGCGACGGCAGCCTGGTCGCCGCCCGCCTGCCGGCCGGCGAGCTGGCCGGGACGGCCGGCTTCGACGCCCCGGCCATCGGGCGGCTGCGCCGGGTGCGCCCGGATACGGTGGCCTCCGGCCTGCAGGAACAGCTGCGCAAGTTCGACCCGCCCTGGGTCGCGCGCATCGCGGAAGGCGAGCGCGAGGCCCTGGAAAGGTCGCTGTTCGACGGCGCCTACAAGGGCGTCACCGACTTCATCACCCGCGGCGTCTGGCCGGTGCCGGCGCGCCGGGCCACGGCCTGGTGCGTGCGCCTGGGCCTGAGCCCCAACCATGTCACCGCCGCGAGCTACGTTCTGGCGATCCTCGCCGGCTACTGGTTCTGGCAGGGCGCGTACGGCGCGGGCCTGCTCGCCGGCTGGATCATGACCTTCCTCGACACGGTGGACGGCAAGCTGGCGCGGGTCACCGTCACCTCGACCCGCTTCGGCGACCTCTTCGACCACGCCCTGGATCTGGTGCACCCGCCGCTCTGGTACCTCGCCTGGGGAATGGGACTGAGTGCCGGCTGGGATGCCGCCATTCCCCTGGATACGCTGCTGTGGGTCATCTTCGCTGGCTATGTCGCCGGCCGCCTGTGCGAGGGAGCCTTCAAGTTCGCCGCGCCCTTCTCGCTGTTCCTCTGGCGTCCCTTCGACTCGCTCAACCGCCTGGTGACCGCCCGCCGCAACCCCAACCTGCTGATCCTGACCCTGGCCTGGGCGCTGGGCGCCGGCGATACCGGCCTGCTGCTGGTCGCGCTCTGGACGCTGGTCTCCACGCTGGTCCTCGCCGCCCGGGTGTTCTGGGCGCTCCTGCTGCGCCGGCGCGGCGCCGAGCTGCAGCCCTGGCTGAGCCAGATCGACCTGCGAGCCGAGGGCCACCGGCCGATCGTGCGCCTGTTCGCGCCGCGCTCCGGGCTGAGCGATGTCTGA
- a CDS encoding diacylglycerol/lipid kinase family protein: MSEAGARPARIAILLNPGSGRVRRQLPALRRIAATVPGALLQEVCDAQEIARALRHWRAGPQDLVVVLGGDGTLQAVLTALLQRPAAGLPGLLVVPGGTTNMSASDLGARLKPEAALRALCAWLRGAGPAPQAVRRAVLRIDGEADLGPQFGMFFGTGAILSGVRYFHRHIRPTGVRGTLGPALALGRLLFSLLGNRPHPLLPAMPARLSATDADWQSDWLLVLASTLDRLLVGCRPYWGAEPAPVHVTAVRHRPRRLLRVLPALLCGRGARVAREQDGYLSRNLEALSLSGPDDFLLDGELFQTRAPIRLSSTPPLCFLTF, from the coding sequence ATGTCTGAGGCCGGAGCGCGGCCGGCGCGGATCGCCATCCTGCTGAACCCCGGCAGCGGACGCGTCCGCCGCCAGCTGCCGGCGCTGCGCCGGATCGCCGCCACTGTGCCCGGCGCCCTGCTGCAGGAGGTCTGCGACGCCCAGGAGATCGCCCGGGCGCTGCGCCACTGGCGCGCCGGGCCGCAGGACCTGGTGGTGGTGCTGGGCGGGGACGGCACCCTGCAGGCCGTCCTGACCGCCCTCCTGCAACGACCGGCCGCCGGCCTGCCCGGCCTGCTGGTGGTGCCGGGGGGCACCACCAACATGAGCGCGAGCGACCTCGGCGCGCGCCTGAAACCCGAGGCCGCGCTGCGCGCCCTGTGCGCCTGGCTGCGGGGCGCCGGACCGGCGCCGCAGGCGGTGCGGCGCGCCGTGCTGCGGATCGACGGCGAGGCGGACCTGGGGCCGCAGTTCGGCATGTTCTTCGGGACCGGCGCCATCCTCAGCGGAGTGCGCTATTTCCACCGGCACATCCGCCCGACCGGCGTGCGCGGAACCCTGGGGCCGGCGCTGGCCCTCGGCCGCCTGCTGTTCTCGCTGCTCGGCAACCGGCCGCACCCGCTGCTGCCGGCGATGCCGGCCCGGCTCAGCGCGACGGACGCCGACTGGCAGAGCGACTGGCTGCTGGTGCTGGCCTCGACCCTGGACCGCCTGCTGGTCGGCTGCCGGCCCTACTGGGGAGCCGAACCGGCTCCCGTGCACGTCACCGCGGTCCGCCATCGCCCGCGCCGCCTGCTGCGGGTCCTGCCAGCCCTGCTGTGCGGGCGCGGCGCGCGCGTCGCCCGCGAGCAGGACGGCTACCTCAGCCGCAATCTCGAGGCGCTGAGCCTGAGCGGGCCCGACGACTTCCTGCTCGACGGCGAACTGTTCCAGACCCGGGCGCCGATCCGCCTGTCCAGCACACCCCCGCTATGCTTTCTGACCTTCTGA
- a CDS encoding aspartyl/asparaginyl beta-hydroxylase domain-containing protein, whose translation MEQSNDDIAPAPRRKRRHRPSVAVGLWLIKRLEHAIRHYSTVGTTPFFDTRQFPWVPVLEANWQAIRQELEQVLEQRERLPNFQDISRDQLNITQDDRWKTFFLYGYGYKMEGNCARCPETTRLVEAIPGMYTAFFSILAPGKHIPPHRGPYNGLLRAHLALIVPEPREQCRIQVGDQVRHWESGKCLVFDDTYRHQVWNDTDGTRVVLFLDVQRPLAWPGTLLNRAVLRLIRWSPFIQDARRNHRAWERGLER comes from the coding sequence ATGGAACAGAGCAACGACGACATCGCGCCGGCGCCCCGGCGCAAACGCAGGCACCGCCCCAGCGTGGCCGTCGGCCTGTGGCTGATCAAGCGTCTGGAACATGCGATCCGCCACTATTCGACCGTGGGCACTACGCCGTTCTTCGATACCCGGCAGTTTCCCTGGGTGCCCGTGCTGGAGGCCAACTGGCAGGCCATCCGCCAGGAGCTGGAGCAGGTCCTGGAGCAGCGCGAGCGGCTGCCGAACTTCCAGGACATCTCCCGGGACCAGTTGAACATCACCCAGGACGACCGCTGGAAGACCTTCTTCCTCTACGGCTACGGCTACAAGATGGAAGGCAACTGTGCACGCTGCCCGGAGACCACGCGGCTGGTCGAGGCCATTCCCGGGATGTACACCGCCTTCTTCTCGATCCTCGCCCCCGGCAAGCACATCCCGCCGCACCGCGGCCCCTACAACGGCCTGCTGCGCGCCCACCTGGCGCTGATCGTGCCCGAGCCGCGGGAGCAGTGCCGGATCCAGGTCGGCGACCAGGTCCGCCACTGGGAGAGCGGCAAGTGCCTGGTGTTCGACGACACCTACCGGCATCAGGTGTGGAACGACACCGACGGCACCCGCGTCGTGCTGTTCCTCGACGTGCAACGGCCTCTGGCCTGGCCGGGGACGCTGCTCAACAGGGCGGTCCTCCGGCTGATCCGCTGGTCGCCCTTCATCCAGGACGCGCGGCGCAACCACCGCGCCTGGGAGCGGGGGCTGGAGCGTTAG
- a CDS encoding KGG domain-containing protein: protein MTEKKKGDMSVSEAGRKGGESTAATHDHEFYEEIGHKGGEKGGQRVRELVEEGRKSEETGKKGKKS from the coding sequence ATGACAGAGAAGAAAAAAGGCGACATGAGCGTCAGCGAAGCGGGCCGCAAGGGCGGTGAAAGCACGGCGGCGACCCACGACCACGAGTTCTACGAGGAAATCGGCCACAAGGGTGGCGAGAAAGGCGGCCAGCGGGTCCGCGAACTGGTCGAAGAAGGCAGGAAGTCCGAAGAAACCGGTAAGAAAGGCAAAAAATCCTGA
- a CDS encoding KGG domain-containing protein: MAKTEKGRMSVGEAGKKGGQATSATHDREFYEEIGHKGGEAGGKKGGQRVRELIEEGKRQEDKS; the protein is encoded by the coding sequence ATGGCCAAGACCGAGAAAGGCAGGATGAGCGTCGGTGAAGCCGGCAAGAAAGGTGGCCAGGCCACGTCCGCCACCCATGACCGCGAGTTCTACGAGGAGATCGGTCACAAGGGCGGCGAAGCGGGCGGCAAGAAGGGCGGACAGCGTGTCCGCGAGCTGATCGAGGAAGGCAAGCGCCAGGAAGACAAGTCCTGA
- a CDS encoding DUF2795 domain-containing protein, which produces MTRGMGGHSPSNISHHLKGIDFPAQKNDLLKQAEQNGADEEVLDTLKRMPDERYENMADVMKGYGSVH; this is translated from the coding sequence ATGACCAGAGGCATGGGTGGTCATTCCCCGTCCAACATCTCCCATCACCTGAAAGGCATCGACTTCCCGGCGCAAAAGAACGACCTGCTGAAGCAGGCCGAACAGAATGGCGCCGACGAAGAGGTGCTGGATACCCTCAAGCGCATGCCGGACGAGCGCTACGAAAACATGGCGGACGTCATGAAGGGCTACGGCTCGGTGCACTGA
- a CDS encoding aspartyl/asparaginyl beta-hydroxylase domain-containing protein → MKEMASAEVARDKVKRSALYRTGKKLRPLLNRYLARNSLVGDPPVFDKRLFPWTAKLEAAWPVVRAELDRLLEQRTPIPALRDISPDHRRIAAGNAWQSFFLWGYGYRIDNGCRQCPETARLLSVVPGLNSAFFSILAPGAHIPRHTGVTKRIMTCHLGVMTPTPAERCRIQVGDQTACWGDGQCLVFDDTYPHEVWNDTEQTRVVLLIQFKRPLRLPGRLLGDLFLGAVRHSPFVQEARRNLAAWDEAHKLLDD, encoded by the coding sequence ATGAAGGAGATGGCTTCGGCCGAGGTGGCCAGGGACAAGGTCAAGCGCAGCGCCCTGTACCGGACCGGCAAGAAACTGCGGCCGCTGCTCAACCGCTACCTGGCGCGCAATTCCCTGGTGGGCGATCCGCCGGTCTTCGACAAGCGGCTGTTCCCCTGGACCGCGAAGCTGGAGGCCGCCTGGCCGGTCGTGCGCGCCGAACTCGACCGACTGCTCGAGCAGCGCACCCCGATACCGGCCCTGCGCGACATTTCCCCGGACCACCGGCGCATCGCCGCGGGCAACGCCTGGCAGTCGTTCTTTCTCTGGGGCTATGGCTACCGGATCGACAACGGCTGCCGCCAGTGCCCGGAGACGGCGCGGCTGCTGTCGGTGGTGCCCGGGCTCAACAGCGCCTTCTTCTCGATCCTCGCGCCTGGCGCGCATATCCCGCGGCACACCGGCGTGACCAAGCGCATCATGACCTGCCACCTGGGGGTGATGACGCCGACGCCGGCCGAGCGCTGCCGCATCCAGGTCGGCGACCAGACGGCCTGCTGGGGCGACGGCCAGTGCCTGGTCTTCGACGACACCTATCCCCACGAGGTGTGGAACGACACCGAGCAGACCCGCGTGGTGCTGCTGATCCAGTTCAAGCGCCCGCTGCGCCTGCCCGGGCGCCTGCTGGGCGACCTGTTTCTCGGCGCGGTGCGGCATAGCCCGTTCGTTCAGGAGGCGCGGCGCAACCTGGCGGCCTGGGACGAGGCGCACAAATTGCTGGACGATTGA
- a CDS encoding ELM1/GtrOC1 family putative glycosyltransferase, translated as MTFFALKINEAVRKLLALHQQSPAFQAWAAPRPGAAAARDRPDEAPAVPEIVPVVLEARPGAPQAPAVRIFLGTEPAQHRAERIFFYSLEQVRDPQRRYEVYRMTGLPGFAQRGWRTGFTNYRFAIPDLAGRQGRAIYNDVDQIYTADPAELFDQPMGEHGYLALRPEDTAVMLIDCARMARCWTFARACREPKKALCAEAAAEPGRWGALDPRWHARDFEYRPGESRLLHYTALHLQPWRPTPGQYSYQIHPLAEHFLSLEQAADREGYEIYTAAHPSPGFVAGCEQAARMPAASPAEFQRRARAADATQLALAGPWSAAEAAELSLPLWPLERIGSDDPVPRDAIAATGLERLPVEDLPWVVDRLFRLGRRWVFVRAALGAEDSTIGSPDGWRTLLRRVAQRYPDRCWQLDCLDRQGRTQRFRADFAQRSRDGRGLPRVWVLQGEHAGDNAQLTDIAEALGWPCEIKRPGAAEAGLAPPWPDLVLSAGRRTAPLARRIQRRSQGRTRLVVLGRPRAPLARFDRVVTTPQYGLPLRANVVDLPAPFIGERPLDEAALEAWRQRFAPLPRPWIALLVGGDSIPYRLDAQTAAALGREAGVAARARGGSLLLSTSPRTSGSAIDALLAAIDTPLWSYRFGSPGDNPYRALLALADAFIVTGESVSMLTEACMTGRPVAVFPLPVRRQRKERLRHLLERRMGVVERVAGSRGVPRQQNRLGRFYDRVVEAGWISRERRMEQVHLSLGVAPLPEGLDHPPGLSPALLAASRDRALQAIREVMVAERPVP; from the coding sequence ATGACTTTCTTTGCCCTGAAAATCAACGAGGCAGTACGGAAACTTCTTGCGCTTCACCAGCAGTCGCCGGCCTTCCAGGCCTGGGCCGCGCCCCGGCCGGGCGCCGCCGCGGCGCGGGATCGCCCGGACGAGGCGCCGGCGGTGCCGGAGATCGTCCCCGTCGTGCTGGAGGCCCGGCCCGGCGCGCCACAGGCGCCGGCCGTGCGGATCTTCCTCGGCACCGAGCCGGCGCAGCACCGGGCCGAGCGCATCTTCTTCTATTCGCTGGAGCAGGTGCGCGATCCGCAGCGCCGCTACGAGGTCTACCGCATGACCGGCCTGCCGGGCTTCGCGCAACGGGGCTGGCGCACCGGCTTCACCAACTACCGCTTCGCCATTCCCGACCTCGCCGGACGCCAGGGGCGGGCGATCTACAACGACGTCGACCAGATCTACACCGCCGATCCCGCCGAACTGTTCGACCAGCCGATGGGCGAGCACGGCTATCTGGCGCTGCGTCCCGAGGACACCGCGGTGATGCTGATCGATTGCGCGCGCATGGCCCGCTGCTGGACCTTCGCCAGGGCCTGCCGCGAGCCGAAGAAGGCCCTGTGCGCGGAGGCGGCCGCCGAGCCGGGGCGCTGGGGCGCGCTCGATCCCCGCTGGCACGCCCGGGACTTCGAGTACCGGCCGGGCGAATCCCGGCTGCTGCACTACACGGCTTTGCACCTGCAGCCCTGGCGCCCGACGCCCGGGCAGTACTCCTACCAGATCCATCCCCTCGCCGAGCATTTCCTCAGCCTGGAGCAGGCGGCCGACCGCGAGGGCTACGAAATCTACACGGCGGCGCATCCCAGTCCCGGCTTCGTCGCTGGCTGCGAACAGGCGGCCCGGATGCCGGCCGCGTCGCCGGCGGAGTTTCAGCGCCGGGCGCGGGCGGCAGATGCCACGCAGCTGGCGCTGGCCGGGCCCTGGAGCGCGGCGGAGGCCGCCGAGCTGTCCTTGCCGCTCTGGCCGCTGGAGCGGATCGGAAGCGACGACCCGGTGCCCCGGGATGCGATCGCCGCGACCGGCCTCGAACGGCTGCCGGTGGAGGATTTGCCCTGGGTGGTGGACCGGCTGTTCCGGCTCGGCCGCCGCTGGGTGTTCGTCCGGGCGGCGCTCGGCGCCGAGGACTCGACGATCGGCAGCCCGGACGGCTGGCGGACGCTGCTGCGCCGGGTGGCGCAGCGTTATCCGGACCGCTGCTGGCAGCTCGACTGCCTGGACCGCCAGGGGCGGACGCAGCGCTTCCGGGCGGACTTCGCCCAGCGCAGCCGGGATGGCCGGGGGCTGCCCAGGGTCTGGGTGCTGCAGGGCGAGCATGCCGGCGACAATGCGCAGCTGACCGACATCGCCGAGGCCCTGGGCTGGCCCTGCGAGATCAAGCGTCCGGGCGCCGCCGAGGCCGGCCTGGCGCCGCCCTGGCCGGACCTGGTGCTCAGCGCAGGACGGCGTACCGCACCGCTGGCCCGCCGGATACAGCGCCGCTCGCAGGGCCGCACGCGGCTGGTGGTGCTGGGGCGCCCGCGCGCGCCGCTGGCCCGCTTCGACCGGGTGGTGACGACCCCGCAGTACGGCTTGCCGCTGCGCGCCAACGTCGTCGATCTGCCGGCGCCCTTCATCGGCGAGCGTCCGCTCGACGAGGCGGCGCTGGAAGCCTGGCGGCAGCGCTTCGCCCCTCTGCCGCGGCCCTGGATCGCGCTGCTGGTGGGCGGCGACAGCATCCCCTACCGGCTCGATGCGCAGACCGCCGCGGCGCTGGGCCGGGAGGCCGGCGTCGCGGCCAGGGCCCGCGGCGGATCGCTGCTTCTCTCGACCAGCCCGCGTACCTCCGGCAGCGCGATCGATGCCCTGCTGGCGGCCATCGACACGCCGCTGTGGAGCTACCGCTTCGGCAGTCCGGGCGACAATCCCTACCGGGCCCTGCTGGCGCTGGCCGATGCCTTCATCGTCACCGGCGAGAGCGTCTCCATGCTGACCGAGGCCTGCATGACCGGCCGGCCGGTGGCGGTGTTCCCCCTGCCGGTGCGCCGGCAGCGCAAGGAGCGGCTGCGCCACCTGCTGGAGCGGCGGATGGGCGTGGTCGAGCGGGTCGCCGGCAGTCGCGGCGTGCCCCGGCAGCAGAACCGGCTCGGGCGCTTCTACGACCGGGTGGTCGAGGCGGGCTGGATCAGTCGCGAGCGGCGCATGGAGCAGGTGCACCTGTCCCTGGGCGTGGCGCCCCTGCCGGAAGGGCTGGACCACCCGCCGGGACTCTCGCCGGCCCTGCTCGCCGCTTCCCGCGACCGTGCCCTGCAGGCGATCCGCGAGGTGATGGTGGCGGAGCGGCCCGTGCCATGA
- a CDS encoding metallophosphoesterase family protein: protein MTRILHISDTHFGTEQPPVMAALEAHVRERGADLLVLSGDITQRARRDQFDAAQAFVRRLEDCGIPRTLVIPGNHDLPLYNLLSRFLSPYGNYCRHFGRELEPAFENDELLVIGLNTTHPWRRKDGRVSSEQVQAVCERLRRCDPDKLRIVVAHQPFGSIVPADLSNLQHGAQEALTRWAEAGLDIVMGGHIHLPYVLPLSGQYPELAREIWTVQAGTAVSARIRGTAPNSFNRLHLSQQPEKRVEVERWDYQTHSGRFVPGGHFYLNWPAR, encoded by the coding sequence ATGACGCGCATCCTGCACATCTCCGACACCCATTTCGGCACCGAACAGCCGCCGGTCATGGCGGCCCTGGAAGCGCACGTGCGCGAACGCGGCGCCGACCTGCTGGTGCTGTCGGGGGACATCACCCAGCGTGCCCGGCGCGACCAGTTCGACGCGGCGCAGGCCTTCGTCCGGCGCCTGGAGGACTGCGGCATCCCGCGAACCCTGGTGATCCCCGGCAACCACGACCTGCCGCTGTACAACCTGCTGTCGCGCTTCCTGTCCCCCTACGGCAACTACTGCCGGCACTTCGGCCGGGAGCTGGAGCCGGCCTTCGAGAACGACGAGCTGCTGGTCATCGGCCTGAACACCACCCATCCCTGGCGCCGCAAGGACGGCCGGGTGTCGAGCGAGCAGGTGCAGGCGGTCTGCGAGCGCCTGCGCCGCTGCGATCCGGACAAGCTGCGCATCGTCGTGGCCCATCAGCCGTTCGGCTCCATCGTGCCCGCGGACCTGAGCAACCTGCAGCACGGCGCCCAGGAGGCGCTGACGCGCTGGGCCGAGGCCGGCCTGGACATCGTCATGGGCGGGCACATCCACCTGCCCTACGTGCTGCCGCTCAGCGGCCAGTACCCCGAGCTGGCGCGGGAGATCTGGACGGTGCAGGCGGGCACCGCCGTGTCGGCGCGGATCCGCGGCACCGCGCCGAACTCGTTCAACCGGCTGCATCTGAGCCAGCAGCCGGAGAAGCGGGTGGAGGTCGAGCGCTGGGACTACCAGACCCACAGCGGCCGCTTCGTGCCCGGCGGGCATTTCTACCTGAACTGGCCGGCCCGCTGA
- a CDS encoding glycosyltransferase family 2 protein, which produces MTRPPRVTVFIPVHNRQHYISTAVDSVLAQTFGDFELLVVDDGSTDATLEVLSRYRDPRLRVECNPRNLGIPATRNRGLELARGKYIALLDSDDKAWPTRLARQVEALDRHPELAQIGSACDFMDADGRRLKKVRRQPLDPDEVAASLAFYCALTNRTIMARTAVLRAHGYREDFPRCQDYELHQRLSRTQRMANLGEVLVCGREHDGRFTKQTDTLGRERKREICRRALGELGIEPSEDDLDRHYALARPRRLGAALDEDYLDWADRWLARLEAANRRTRRHAPEALLRVMTERWVQLCWQARRPLGPNACLRLLRSPLARRLPSALLRFLRTPRPLAG; this is translated from the coding sequence ATGACTCGACCACCGCGCGTGACGGTCTTCATTCCGGTCCACAACCGGCAGCATTACATCTCCACCGCCGTCGACAGCGTGCTGGCGCAGACCTTCGGGGACTTCGAGCTGCTGGTCGTCGACGACGGCTCGACCGACGCCACCCTCGAGGTGCTGTCGCGCTACCGCGACCCGCGCCTGCGCGTGGAATGCAATCCGCGCAACCTGGGCATTCCGGCGACGCGCAACCGCGGCCTGGAGCTGGCGCGCGGCAAGTACATCGCCCTGCTCGACAGCGACGACAAGGCCTGGCCGACCCGCCTCGCCCGCCAGGTCGAGGCCCTCGACCGTCATCCCGAGCTGGCCCAGATCGGCAGCGCCTGCGACTTCATGGATGCCGACGGCCGGCGCCTGAAGAAAGTCCGCCGCCAGCCGCTCGATCCCGACGAGGTGGCCGCCAGCCTGGCGTTCTACTGCGCCCTGACCAACCGCACCATCATGGCGCGCACCGCCGTCCTGCGCGCGCATGGCTACCGCGAGGACTTCCCGCGCTGCCAGGACTACGAGCTGCACCAGCGCCTGTCGCGGACGCAGCGGATGGCCAATCTGGGCGAGGTGCTGGTCTGCGGGCGCGAGCACGACGGCCGCTTCACCAAACAGACCGACACCCTGGGCCGCGAGCGCAAGCGCGAGATCTGCCGCCGTGCGCTGGGCGAGCTGGGCATCGAGCCGAGCGAGGACGACCTCGACCGCCACTATGCCCTGGCGCGCCCCCGGCGGCTCGGCGCCGCCCTGGACGAGGACTATCTCGACTGGGCCGACCGCTGGCTGGCCCGGCTCGAGGCCGCCAACCGGCGCACGCGGCGCCATGCGCCCGAAGCGCTCCTGCGCGTCATGACCGAGCGCTGGGTGCAGCTGTGCTGGCAGGCGCGCCGGCCGCTCGGCCCCAACGCCTGCCTGCGCCTGCTGCGCTCGCCGCTGGCCCGCCGCCTGCCTTCGGCATTGCTGCGCTTCCTGCGCACGCCCCGCCCGCTGGCCGGCTGA
- a CDS encoding diguanylate cyclase domain-containing protein, which translates to MGGLGGLISVIAYLYSSALERRVQAAEFQRLAHVQLRSVQNLLDHSPQVLMAFRGLFMAAETVEREEFARFAREVLPNYPEILAMHWAPKIAHDQRATFEWKLLSLQERPLGIFDVSADGRLPVPAPAREEYLPIWYIEPLEANRRGLGLDILTRPHNREVALASARLGLQRTTPVFSLLQDPDGPPAVAIYQPLYRKGMPVVSDGQRWQALAGHLILMLQPTVLLRSLSFGQQRVAVRLYDLENGQPLAIHPRGAVPREPGDAVVQGRLSIPGREWLIEFVAPQGLGGLSVSVLPLLLMLSLLALTLVLLLFLDRSWRGAIALARLNRELLSRQRELDGLVYYDALTGLPNRRLLFDRIHMAFGQQRRQGGRLAVCVLDLDGFKAVNDRFGHQTGDLLLKEVAQRMQAVLRPSDTLARFGGDEFVLVLPGVNDGTILDGILKRLIEQVSRPMALGGGQSPIAVSASIGVAFAGEHSDANSLIREADHAMYEAKHAGKACYRIFGAGQAASV; encoded by the coding sequence GTGGGAGGACTCGGCGGGCTGATCTCGGTGATCGCCTACCTGTACAGCTCCGCGCTGGAGCGGCGCGTGCAGGCCGCCGAGTTCCAGCGCCTGGCGCACGTCCAGCTCCGCAGTGTCCAGAATTTGCTGGACCATTCGCCGCAGGTCCTGATGGCCTTTCGCGGCCTGTTCATGGCGGCCGAGACGGTGGAACGCGAGGAGTTTGCCCGCTTCGCCCGGGAGGTGCTGCCGAATTACCCGGAAATCCTGGCCATGCACTGGGCGCCGAAGATCGCCCATGACCAGCGCGCCACATTCGAGTGGAAGCTGTTGTCCCTGCAGGAGCGCCCGCTCGGCATCTTCGACGTGAGCGCCGATGGCCGGCTCCCGGTGCCGGCGCCCGCGCGCGAGGAGTATCTGCCGATCTGGTACATCGAGCCGCTCGAGGCGAACCGCCGGGGGCTCGGGCTCGACATCCTGACGCGCCCCCACAACCGGGAGGTGGCGCTCGCCTCGGCCCGCCTGGGCCTGCAGCGGACCACCCCGGTCTTCTCGCTGCTGCAGGACCCGGACGGGCCGCCGGCGGTCGCCATCTATCAGCCGCTGTATCGCAAGGGCATGCCGGTGGTGAGCGACGGGCAGCGCTGGCAGGCCCTTGCGGGCCATCTGATCCTGATGCTGCAGCCCACCGTACTGCTCAGGAGCCTGTCGTTCGGGCAGCAGCGGGTGGCCGTGCGTCTCTACGACCTGGAGAACGGGCAGCCGCTGGCCATCCACCCGCGCGGCGCGGTGCCCCGCGAGCCCGGAGATGCTGTGGTCCAGGGCCGGCTGAGCATTCCCGGCCGGGAGTGGCTCATCGAGTTCGTCGCCCCGCAAGGCCTCGGCGGCCTGTCGGTCAGTGTCCTGCCCCTGCTGCTGATGCTGTCGCTGCTGGCACTGACCCTGGTCCTGCTGCTCTTTCTCGACCGCTCCTGGCGCGGCGCCATCGCCCTGGCGCGGCTCAACCGCGAGCTGCTGAGCCGGCAGAGGGAGCTCGACGGCCTGGTCTACTACGACGCCCTGACCGGCCTGCCCAACCGCCGGCTGCTGTTCGACCGCATCCACATGGCCTTCGGTCAGCAGCGCCGGCAGGGCGGCCGGCTGGCGGTCTGCGTGCTCGATCTGGACGGTTTCAAGGCGGTCAACGACCGCTTCGGCCATCAGACCGGCGACCTGCTCCTCAAGGAGGTCGCGCAGCGCATGCAGGCCGTGCTGCGCCCCTCCGACACGCTCGCCCGCTTCGGCGGCGACGAGTTCGTGCTGGTGCTGCCGGGGGTGAACGATGGGACCATCCTCGACGGCATCCTGAAGCGGCTGATCGAGCAGGTGAGCCGGCCCATGGCATTGGGCGGCGGACAATCCCCCATCGCTGTCTCGGCGAGCATCGGCGTGGCCTTCGCCGGCGAGCACAGCGATGCCAACAGCCTGATCCGCGAGGCCGATCACGCCATGTACGAGGCCAAGCACGCAGGCAAGGCCTGCTACCGGATCTTCGGGGCGGGGCAGGCGGCGAGCGTCTGA